One part of the Armatimonadota bacterium genome encodes these proteins:
- the vsr gene encoding DNA mismatch endonuclease Vsr, with product MDVFDAITRSRIMARVRNADTKPEIVVRALLHRLGFRFRLHRRDLPGRPDIVLPKHRTVVLVHGCFWHSHADCKKGTIPRTNRQFWTDKLSGNVARDRQTTQRLSHLGWRVVVIWECETRNPDRLMDRLTAELGE from the coding sequence ATGGATGTTTTCGACGCCATCACGCGCAGCCGCATCATGGCCCGAGTCAGGAACGCCGACACGAAACCCGAGATCGTCGTGCGTGCGCTATTGCATCGCCTTGGTTTTCGGTTTCGCTTGCACAGACGCGACCTCCCCGGGCGCCCTGACATCGTGCTGCCGAAACATAGGACCGTCGTGCTCGTTCACGGATGTTTCTGGCACTCACACGCCGACTGCAAGAAGGGAACGATCCCGCGAACCAACAGGCAGTTCTGGACTGACAAGCTTTCCGGAAATGTCGCCCGCGACAGACAGACGACTCAACGCCTGTCGCACTTAGGATGGCGAGTGGTGGTCATATGGGAATGCGAGACACGTAACCCG